Proteins encoded together in one Tripterygium wilfordii isolate XIE 37 chromosome 14, ASM1340144v1, whole genome shotgun sequence window:
- the LOC120014429 gene encoding probable galacturonosyltransferase-like 4, whose amino-acid sequence MASWSLGLLSLLLFLLLHQPTTTSAIRIDAIIRKPSSQELPNFREAPAFQNGHSCGSRESDKIHIAMTLDANYLRGTMAAILSMLQHCTCPENLNFHILSAHYAPELYSSINSTFPYLNFKIYRFDSNRVRGKISKSIRQALDQPLNYARIYLADFLPIDVERVIYLDSDIVVVDDIANLWSVNMEDKVVAAPEYCHANFTQYFTDSFWSDPDMPNTFTGRRPCYFNTGVMVVDVEKWRKGGYTEKVEEWMAVQKQKRIYHLGSLPPFLLVFAGNIKAVNHRWNQHGLGGDNFEGKCRKMHPGPISLLHWSGKGKPWLRLDSRKPCPIDHLWAPYDLYHSDKHHFEE is encoded by the coding sequence ATGGCCTCATGGAGCCTTGGCCTCCTgtctctcctcctcttcctcctcctccaccaacCCACCACCACCTCTGCCATCCGTATTGATGCCATTATCCGCAAACCCTCCTCCCAGGAGCTCCCAAACTTCCGTGAAGCCCCAGCTTTCCAAAATGGGCACTCTTGCGGGTCAAGAGAATCCGATAAAATCCACATTGCCATGACCCTGGATGCAAATTATTTACGGGGTACAATGGCAGCAATATTGTCCATGTTACAACATTGTACATGTCCTGAAAACCTAAATTTCCACATCCTCTCTGCACATTACGCCCCAGAACTCTATTCCAGCATCAACTCCACCTTCCCATACCTCAATTTCAAGATTTATAGATTCGATTCCAATCGAGTCCGTGGCAAAATCTCTAAATCAATTCGACAAGCCCTAGACCAACCACTCAATTACGCGCGAATCTACCTTGCTGATTTTCTACCCATTGATGTAGAAAGAGTGATTTACTTGGACTCAGACATTGTCGTTGTGGACGACATTGCAAACTTATGGAGTGTCAACATGGAAGACAAGGTTGTAGCAGCCCCTGAATATTGCCATGCAAATTTCACACAATATTTCACAGATTCATTCTGGTCCGACCCGGATATGCCGAACACATTTACAGGTAGAAGACCTTGTTATTTCAATACAGGAGTGATGGTGGTGGATGTGGAGAAGTGGAGAAAAGGAGGGTATACAGAGAAAGTAGAGGAATGGATGGCAGTGCAGAAGCAGAAGAGGATTTATCATTTAGGGTCATTGCCACCATTTTTGTTGGTGTTTGCTGGGAATATTAAGGCAGTGAATCATCGATGGAACCAACATGGATTGGGCGGAGACAATTTTGAAGGGAAATGCAGGAAAATGCATCCGGGTCCGATTAGTCTTTTACATTGGAGTGGTAAAGGGAAGCCATGGTTAAGGTTAGATTCTAGGAAGCCTTGTCCAATTGATCATCTTTGGGCACCTTATGATCTCTACCACTCTGATAAACACCATTTTGAAGAATAA
- the LOC120014430 gene encoding TATA-box-binding protein, translating into MAEQGGLEGSQPVDLSKHPSGIVPTLQNIVSTVNLDCKLDLKQIALQARNAEYNPKRFAAVIMRIREPKTTALIFASGKMVCTGAKSEQQSKLAARKYARIIQKLGFPAKFKDFKIQNIVGSCDVKFPIRLEGLAYAHGAFSSYEPELFPGLIYRMKQPKIVLLIFVSGKIVITGAKVRDETYTAFENIYPVLTEFRKVQQ; encoded by the exons ATGGCGGAACAAGGTGGCTTGGAAGGGAGCCAGCCAGTGGACCTATCCAAGCACCCGTCTGGCATAGTTCCCACTCTTCA GAACATTGTATCCACAGTCAACCTTGACTGCAAGCTTGATCTTAAGCAAATAGCGTTGCAAGCTCGTAACGCCGAGTACAACCCTAAG CGTTTTGCTGCTGTGATCATGAGAATTAGGGAGCCAAAGACTACAGCTTTAATTTTTGCCTCTGGCAAGATG GTGTGCACGGGAGCCAAAAGTGAACAACAGTCGAAACTGGCGGCTAGGAAG TATGCTCGAATCATCCAGAAGCTTGGATTTCCTGCTAAGTTTAAG GATTTCAAGATTCAGAATATTGTTGGTTCATGCGATGTTAAGTTCCCAATCAGACTTGAAGGCCTGGCATATGCTCATGGTGCTTTTTCAAGT TATGAACCTGAACTTTTCCCTGGGCTGATATATCGAATGAAACAGCCAAAGATTGTACTCCTTATTTTTGTATCGGGAAAAATTGTGATTACTGGAGCAaag GTACGAGATGAGACATACACAgcatttgagaatatatatCCGGTTCTCACAGAGTTCAGGAAGGTTCAGCAATG A
- the LOC120014431 gene encoding uncharacterized protein LOC120014431 isoform X2 encodes MAQTPTNPNPNPTDLSSLPQPLHQSDADEDDENVKQLRECSSLYLSLQDCLVNSDRNWKACQKDVQALKACNERLKSVKGK; translated from the exons ATGGCCCAGACACCAACAAACCCTAACCCGAACCCGACTGACCTATCTTCTCTGCCGCAGCCGCTCCACCAAAGCGACGCAGACGAGGATGACGAGAACGTGAAGCAGCTCAGGGAATGCTCCTCTCTCTACTTGTCACTACAG GACTGCCTTGTGAATTCCGACAGAAATTGGAAGGCTTGCCAAAAGG ATGTTCAAGCTCTGAAGGCATGCAACGAGAGGTTGAAGAGTGTGAAAGGAAAGTGA
- the LOC120014431 gene encoding uncharacterized protein LOC120014431 isoform X1 translates to MAQTPTNPNPNPTDLSSLPQPLHQSDADEDDENVKQLRECSSLYLSLQDCLVNSDRNWKACQKGIALMPLPSFLFFILNRVHTSRDVQALKACNERLKSVKGK, encoded by the exons ATGGCCCAGACACCAACAAACCCTAACCCGAACCCGACTGACCTATCTTCTCTGCCGCAGCCGCTCCACCAAAGCGACGCAGACGAGGATGACGAGAACGTGAAGCAGCTCAGGGAATGCTCCTCTCTCTACTTGTCACTACAG GACTGCCTTGTGAATTCCGACAGAAATTGGAAGGCTTGCCAAAAGGGTATTGCTCTTATGCCCCTTCCATCTTTCCTCTTCTTCATTCTCAATAGAGTCCATACAAGTCGAG ATGTTCAAGCTCTGAAGGCATGCAACGAGAGGTTGAAGAGTGTGAAAGGAAAGTGA